A portion of the Pseudomonas sp. PSE14 genome contains these proteins:
- a CDS encoding amidohydrolase translates to MRDLSQLPDLKLALVQTTLVWHDAKANRERFEALLESARGADVVILPEMFTTGFSMDSEALAEAEEGETYAWLRGQAAKLDAVVCGSVIIRAADGSHRNRLLWARPDGEVQHYDKRHLFRMAGEHKHYTPGEQQVLLEWKGWRIRPLVCYDLRFPVWSRDARDTDLLLYTANWPAARRQHWNRLLPARAIENLCYVAAVNRVGEDGKGHAYSGDSQVLDFQGDNLLAAGSADGVFQIALSAAELAAYRERFPAYLDADRFDIQL, encoded by the coding sequence ATGCGCGATCTGAGCCAACTGCCCGACCTCAAGCTGGCCCTGGTGCAGACCACCCTGGTCTGGCATGACGCCAAGGCCAACCGCGAGCGCTTCGAGGCGCTGCTGGAAAGCGCCCGTGGCGCGGACGTGGTGATACTCCCGGAGATGTTCACCACCGGCTTCTCCATGGACTCCGAGGCGCTGGCCGAGGCGGAGGAGGGCGAGACCTACGCCTGGCTGCGTGGGCAAGCCGCGAAGCTCGATGCCGTGGTCTGTGGCAGCGTGATCATCCGCGCTGCCGACGGCAGCCATCGCAACCGCCTGCTCTGGGCGCGCCCGGACGGCGAGGTGCAGCACTACGACAAGCGCCACCTGTTCCGCATGGCCGGTGAGCACAAGCACTACACGCCGGGTGAGCAGCAGGTGCTGCTGGAGTGGAAGGGCTGGCGGATTCGCCCGCTGGTCTGCTACGACCTGCGCTTCCCGGTGTGGAGCCGCGATGCCCGGGACACCGATTTGCTGCTCTACACCGCCAACTGGCCGGCCGCGCGTCGGCAGCACTGGAACCGTCTGCTGCCGGCACGGGCCATCGAGAACCTGTGCTATGTCGCGGCGGTCAACCGCGTCGGTGAAGACGGCAAGGGCCACGCCTATTCCGGCGACAGCCAGGTGCTGGATTTCCAGGGCGACAACCTGCTGGCGGCGGGGAGTGCCGATGGCGTGTTCCAGATCGCCCTGAGCGCAGCGGAGCTGGCGGCTTACCGGGAGCGCTTCCCGGCCTATCTGGATGCGGACCGGTTCGATATCCAGCTCTGA
- a CDS encoding pyridoxal phosphate-dependent aminotransferase, whose amino-acid sequence MLTSKLPNVGTTIFTRMSQLAAECGALNLSQGFPDFDSPAPLLEAVARRVLAGHNQYSPMTGLPALREQVALKVADFYGRKVSADAEVTIVPGATEGIFCAVQALIRPGDEAIVLDPCYDSYEPSVELAGGRCVHVPLSLPDFRIDWQRMADAITPRTRLIFLNSPHNPSGALIDRADLDRLAALIRDREIYVISDEVYEHLIYDGVQHASVLAHDELYPRAFVISSFGKTYHVTGWKTGYVVAPPALSAEMRKIHQYVNFCGVTPLQWALADFMAAHPEHLRELPGFYQAKRDLFCDLLEGSRFRFQRAAGTYFQVVDYSAIRPDLDDVAMSEWLTREHGVAAIPVSVFYQQAPADMRLVRFCFAKKEETLRQAAERLCAI is encoded by the coding sequence ATGCTCACCAGCAAACTGCCGAACGTCGGCACCACCATCTTCACCCGCATGTCCCAGCTCGCCGCCGAATGTGGTGCGCTGAACCTCTCCCAGGGTTTCCCCGACTTCGACAGCCCCGCGCCCTTGCTCGAAGCCGTCGCCCGCCGTGTGCTGGCCGGGCATAACCAGTACAGCCCGATGACCGGCCTGCCGGCCCTGCGCGAGCAGGTCGCGCTGAAAGTCGCCGACTTCTATGGCCGCAAGGTCAGCGCCGATGCCGAGGTGACCATCGTCCCCGGTGCTACCGAAGGGATCTTCTGCGCGGTGCAGGCGCTGATTCGCCCGGGCGACGAGGCCATCGTCCTCGACCCCTGCTACGACAGCTACGAGCCCTCGGTGGAACTGGCCGGCGGCCGCTGCGTGCATGTGCCGCTGAGCCTGCCGGACTTCCGCATCGACTGGCAGCGCATGGCCGACGCCATCACCCCGCGCACCCGCCTGATCTTCCTCAACAGCCCGCACAACCCCAGCGGTGCGCTGATCGACCGCGCCGACCTGGATCGCCTGGCGGCGCTGATTCGCGACCGCGAGATCTATGTCATCAGCGACGAGGTCTACGAGCACCTGATCTACGACGGCGTGCAGCATGCCAGCGTGCTGGCCCATGACGAGCTCTACCCGCGCGCCTTCGTCATCAGCTCCTTCGGCAAGACCTACCACGTCACCGGCTGGAAGACCGGCTACGTGGTAGCGCCACCGGCGCTGTCGGCGGAAATGCGCAAGATCCACCAGTACGTGAACTTCTGCGGCGTGACTCCGCTGCAGTGGGCGCTGGCTGACTTCATGGCCGCGCACCCCGAACACCTGCGTGAACTGCCGGGCTTCTATCAGGCCAAGCGCGACCTGTTCTGCGACTTGCTGGAAGGTTCGCGCTTCCGCTTCCAGCGCGCCGCCGGCACCTACTTCCAGGTGGTGGACTACTCGGCGATCCGCCCGGACCTGGACGACGTCGCCATGTCCGAATGGCTGACCCGCGAGCATGGCGTGGCCGCCATTCCGGTCTCGGTGTTCTATCAGCAGGCCCCGGCGGACATGCGCCTGGTGCGCTTCTGCTTCGCCAAGAAAGAGGAGACGCTGCGCCAGGCGGCGGAAAGACTATGCGCGATCTGA